CATGCCTTTGACGTACCAGAATTCATCATTTGTGATAGTTACATTTATCAAATTCCAGATGATACAGTGTTGGAAAAGTACAAAGTGAATTCCAATATGTATATCTGTCGTAAACCAGAATCTATTAAGAGGATTGACATTCCAGAAGATTATGATCGGAATATGCGTATGGTGCATAAAGAGATTGCATTCATTTCTAACAACAACCGTTTAAGCTGGATTGATCAATTTGAAGAAGAAGGTACGTCCATTGCAGAATTGGAGAGACAGAAAAAGCTAGAAGAAAAAAAGGCATCCGAAGGCAAGGTGAGGGAAGAGAAATCTTCTCAAGAGCAAGAGCAAGTATCCAAAGAAGATGTTGCTGATAAAATTGGTGAAGGGGACTTCATTCTTCGTCTTGATTACCTGGCGAGAAAAAAGAAATTGAGATATTCGCTTGAGGATCTATACAATTTTCATACCTCGTTAAAGACATCAAATTTTACAATACTGGGTGGCATGAGCGGAACAGGTAAAACACAATTAGCTATGCTATATGCAGAGGCAATGAAAATGGATGAAGGTGACAACCTTCTGTTTGTACCTGTTAAGCCCTCGTACACAGAGCCGAGTGATTTGTTAGGGTTCTTGAATCCTCAAACAGGAGTATACACAGAGAGTGATGTAGGACTTGTTTCTTTCTTGGATCGTGCAAGTAAAAATGAAGACAAGATGCACATGGTTGTGTTTGATGAAATGAACTTAGGTCAGGTCGAACACTATTTCAGTGATTTTCTATCGATATTAGAGTTAGAGACGGGACAAAAGCGCCTTCGGTTGTTCAATAAAGGGGCGATGTGTGTTCAGGAACATCTGAGGGAAGGTATCCTGATTGGAAATAATGTTTTGTTCGTCGGAACAGCGAATTTCGACGAAACAACACGAGATTTCTCTAATCGGATGTTGGATCGAAGTAACGTCATTCTTCTAGAGAAGACATCGTTTGCGGATGCTTACAAACACGAAATCAATGAAAATATTGAGAGTCCGACTGATTATGCGGATCAAGAGAAGAATGAAATCAAAAACCCTGATGCTGAAATTACCGCAGACAACTATAAAGAGTGGGTTGTGAATAACGGGAAACGATTAGCTTCGTTGGAAGAGCGGGAGTTATCTATCCTCGATAAGTTACATGAAGAGATTAGTAATTTTGATTCTCAGACAGGAGTATCGTTCCGTATTGCGGAGCAAATTGGTCACTATCTGGATAATATTCCTTGTGATGAGAGTGGCGTTCCGTTCTTGAACAGGAATACTGCTTTCGACTTCCAAGTCAAACAACGTATTCTCTCTAAAATCAGAGGTCATAGAGATCAAATCGAAAAGTTAGTTGGACGATACGATGAAGAGAAGGGATACTCAGGTGGACGTATTAGTTCTGTACTTGACACGGAAGATCGAAATAATTGTGAAAAATCTATTGCGTACCTTGAACAAAAGGCGAAAGAGTTGATGCGAAATGGCTACACATTATAAAGGGAAAGTCTTACCTTTTCGGTGTTATTTTGAAGACCGATTCGGACGTCCTTATGAAGTAGAGCAACTCTGGAAAAGTGAAGAAGATATAGATGTTTCAAGGCTTACAGTTTTGAAAGAGAACTCTCGTATTGGACTTCAGTTTTATGTTGATGAAAAAGAGGTTCATGAATCGGGGGCGGTTTGTAAGATACAAACGAATGTATATGACTCCTCTGATGAACAAGTTGTATTCGATCATCCGTTGCAAGTGGGAAGAGGAAGAAAGAAGTGGCTTTATCAAGCTAACGATAACGAAGAGTTTCCATGGCGTATGGGGGTTTATTTTATTGAGGTGCTTTTTGGCGGGGAAAGGTATGTTGGGGGGATTAACGTCCTCCCTCACCACCTTGATGAGTCTCAAGTGAGGCATTTGCATGAGTATTTAAATGAGCAGGTGCAAGATATTATCTATGACTTCGTATATAGCAATAAAACCTTGTCAAATGATGATGAGGCGGACTTGCCGAAGTATTGGTACTATGACTACGCTCGTAAGATTGCGGAGATTTACGACGAATATATGTACTGTATGACAGCGATAGAGAGAAACCCTCACGATTATATCCGGACATCCTATAAACCTTCTGTACGGGCGGGAAAAATAGATCACAAGAGCATTCGGTGGGCGAATTCGAATAAGGGGTTAGCTAAGAATGCAGGTGTCCAACAAAGTAATTTTCAATTGAACAAGAAGAAAATAAGGGATTTTGATTCTAAAGAGAATCGCTGGTTGAAGAACATTCTGCTTATGTGGCGGAAGGACTTGTTAGAGGTGTCTTCCTACATCGAAAAAGATTTGGATAGTTATCAGCGGAAGTTGAAAGAGCAGCAAGATAAGCATAATAAGGTGAAGCAAGAAAAAGGAATGCTTTTAGTAAAAAGAGACACTGGTGAAAATACAAAAAAAAATATCAAAAGCCAAATGTATATGTTAGATAAAGATATCAAAAAAACTAGAACAAAGGTTTCGATTTTGAATGAGCAACTTAGGGTTTTAGAAAAAATGGAGAGTAAGCTCATTTTCTTTATCGATAACTCTTTCCTTAGGGATGTTGAACGAGGTTTTAGAAAGCCATTCTTGAAAAAGAATCAATACTTTCGAGTGGATGCTATATTCGAAGAATTGAGGAAGATTCGAGAAAATAAAGGGGAAGACAATCAGCTGACTCCGATTCTTAAACCTACATGGCAAATATACGAGTATTTCTGTCTTTTTAAAGTGGTTAAGACATTCACGGATAAAGGGTTTGAAATCGTGCAAGGCATTGACGATGATGTGTTGAACCTTTATTTCGAAGATCGGATACAAGAAGGGACTAAATTTGTCTTGGAGAATGAGGAGAAAATAGTGCATGTGTGGTATGACCATTACCATCCTCATACCGAAGGAGAGGCTATTGAGAGAGGAGAGTACTTCTACACAAACCTTGCTAAGAAGAAGCCTGATCTTAAGATAGATGTATTTAAGAAGACGGAAGATGGGAAGTTGTTTGATACTTCGTTAGTTATGGATGCGAAGTTCAGTCAACTAAGGAACATATATAATTCACAATATAT
This sequence is a window from Bacillus sp. SB49. Protein-coding genes within it:
- a CDS encoding McrB family protein; translated protein: MTFVEQNVQEISQADRQKIEECYILGKIAEDNSPFPRLGAEFDRAVTYSKDGDDRIVFFIKALSREPELLKRLLGKNKDEFYISFDNRNKRYLQKVGYFEQDNPVEFLREHFKGRLILFKPELTYDKKRDMYHYNLEVLLVEKAASEEEMQEDFVPVPEMSNSTPATRFERKLLDEKPIELSCYNHAFDVPEFIICDSYIYQIPDDTVLEKYKVNSNMYICRKPESIKRIDIPEDYDRNMRMVHKEIAFISNNNRLSWIDQFEEEGTSIAELERQKKLEEKKASEGKVREEKSSQEQEQVSKEDVADKIGEGDFILRLDYLARKKKLRYSLEDLYNFHTSLKTSNFTILGGMSGTGKTQLAMLYAEAMKMDEGDNLLFVPVKPSYTEPSDLLGFLNPQTGVYTESDVGLVSFLDRASKNEDKMHMVVFDEMNLGQVEHYFSDFLSILELETGQKRLRLFNKGAMCVQEHLREGILIGNNVLFVGTANFDETTRDFSNRMLDRSNVILLEKTSFADAYKHEINENIESPTDYADQEKNEIKNPDAEITADNYKEWVVNNGKRLASLEERELSILDKLHEEISNFDSQTGVSFRIAEQIGHYLDNIPCDESGVPFLNRNTAFDFQVKQRILSKIRGHRDQIEKLVGRYDEEKGYSGGRISSVLDTEDRNNCEKSIAYLEQKAKELMRNGYTL
- a CDS encoding DUF2357 domain-containing protein, with product MATHYKGKVLPFRCYFEDRFGRPYEVEQLWKSEEDIDVSRLTVLKENSRIGLQFYVDEKEVHESGAVCKIQTNVYDSSDEQVVFDHPLQVGRGRKKWLYQANDNEEFPWRMGVYFIEVLFGGERYVGGINVLPHHLDESQVRHLHEYLNEQVQDIIYDFVYSNKTLSNDDEADLPKYWYYDYARKIAEIYDEYMYCMTAIERNPHDYIRTSYKPSVRAGKIDHKSIRWANSNKGLAKNAGVQQSNFQLNKKKIRDFDSKENRWLKNILLMWRKDLLEVSSYIEKDLDSYQRKLKEQQDKHNKVKQEKGMLLVKRDTGENTKKNIKSQMYMLDKDIKKTRTKVSILNEQLRVLEKMESKLIFFIDNSFLRDVERGFRKPFLKKNQYFRVDAIFEELRKIRENKGEDNQLTPILKPTWQIYEYFCLFKVVKTFTDKGFEIVQGIDDDVLNLYFEDRIQEGTKFVLENEEKIVHVWYDHYHPHTEGEAIERGEYFYTNLAKKKPDLKIDVFKKTEDGKLFDTSLVMDAKFSQLRNIYNSQYMNKTTEQLTEYYSFFSVLEEAGFRACVDRVVCLYAGAGTQEVQKRLGVVTYLRFHPEIDEDGPRIVGEEELKGLLSHI